The following coding sequences lie in one Helicoverpa zea isolate HzStark_Cry1AcR chromosome 2, ilHelZeax1.1, whole genome shotgun sequence genomic window:
- the LOC124637700 gene encoding protein crumbs isoform X1, with the protein MKVDVVWRRRGAAQLAACLVVLVACAGSSPGAHAAGPLGPSERPEAYFNGTAYIRLSRPISLKQLVGLSFRTCVGGELFSQRFEGYTLHVTALFEQVVVSWARPSHLHRKVGLAKETLDNRWHWVGLRYNSDPPSLLLEVDKDTQIISNVTWNPELLSPGLLEAGGATLLVGNLFSGCIHEGPQLEFFAATTQHRNALFEHCPLTTDDCIDRKDVLRIQPKDYCYNEPCMRHGTCISRHDRYECHCTARYTGNNCEVDAGDPCEPGPCQNGGRCVEDTRGDYTCDCPANYHGTYCELEVSLDPQCVAGPCRNNGSCSVPPGADSYVCDCPPGYTGRNCETDIDECATSPSACLNGGVCQDAVNNFTCDCTGTGYTGARCELNVNECEERGVCGHGVCYDTYGGFVCACQLGYAGARCGDVSACASGPCGAGGACVEEAGGAGFRCVCARGYLPPYCAPAAPAASCQDIVCPPHSHCIPNMMVTGVIAKQVMCVCDVGYYGAPGVSPNCSSLEAVCEAGACLNGATCSLAADHFNCSCAPGYKGVYCEQAVGKALSDLKAAERCASGPCLHAKSCQELPSGFRCECEAGWGGLRCDAPEPCPRGCANGGACRDGACACRPGWAGAACELAADCRAAPCAPNYECVESAAAWRCAPAAQDSACASSPCHNGTCLALDNGLFRCQCLPGQTGRFCDMDIDECAIMPKICNHGVCFNVPGSYECYCRPGYTGDSCEQDIDECLSSPCKNGGTCQNLENNYECTCKEGFEGKDCSTNINECEANPCAAGSTCLDGIASYSCVCQEGLTGPTCEIDIDDCESQPCQHGGRCVDGVNSFACECGGTGYTGDDCSSNIDECAPQPCRHGGTCVDDVNDYHCNCYAAYTGKNCEIDISECESSPCKFGGVCLERSNASLYRAADAPRLQVGPQPQMLLPAAFYQPFSLDTAAGYECVCVSGTAGPRCETNIDECAPAPCEAGKCVDLIGSYKCECFAGYEGEHCEIEIDECQRYAPCAHGKCYDGRAAYYCLCERGWGGQNCSVVLRGCAAAPCRNNGTCHPWLRDETEHRFNCSCTPGHYGTTCEKITTMSLEKSSYAEVNTTREEGYDISFRFKTTLGNGLLAMGRGLTYFFLELSNGRLNLHSSLLNKWEGVFIGSNLNDSHWQKVFVTINSSHLVLAANEEQTIYPISQNEAYNSSVTSFPSTRLGTYGSSYATLTHGPNFFVGCFQDVVVNGQWVLPEEAHAGAETTTEAAAGGAEGSGPRARALLHGVLAQCPRVPQCAPNPCRSGGACLDAWTSFVCTCPRPHLGDTCQYNYTAATFGQEAAARRAVVRVLVAEAARRGVRAALDISMFIRTRKPTGHIFYLGSRARFGQTDETQVGASLEGGELLLHLRFNQTPENYTVGGTRLDNGYLHLIEVVRNSTLVQVKLNGTEYFRKSISAAKQIDAQVLYLGGPPPPLVDSSTEVPSPVPVAAAQAQMPPASQLPASPAAASPTAPAVSPAPALPLSTPAPAPPTPAPPAAAEPDDSAYFKGVIQDVQISNGVNVSIVEFFPLNVPGLQLPPAFGEVWLDPAGVLPGVVSDDLCAERPCLHNATCTNTWNDYICQCPRGYKGKQCSEVEFCQLQGCPLNSHCRNLDAGYECVSNATFDGVNTTLTYKLRVPRTGNIAAESEAELPDSLTITYRSKSGGTLFHAEHAGSWFTVGVFRGQVAVQWRVGGAGLPALRRLRAAGHAAWTSLRLSLAGNTLRGAFLEPAGHEELALAAAIDTRAWQRLVMEGTITLGGLRPGAAAATTLPPSLPTTMSESSTDPNVWEYSEGEEVTGDNLAGEYFKGCMGAVHVGGLLLPFFTEEELFVGATAALLAAQPHYALMSGRPWGSAAGVGCVLCLERDCANGGHCADVRSSYSCACPAGYTGDYCQIDVDECASHQCQNGATCKDGIAEYTCICPEGFEGDLCERDIDECLSSPCQHGGTCTDGAGGFRCACAGAWRGPTCAAPRRRACAHRPCAPAAAACLDTPPDPPTGNNFTCVCNEGFEGVYCEYAFCELTPCLHGHCVNDTKSARCVCAAGYSGRRCEAERDECAEAGGAAACLHAGRCLDATGDYLCDCSGTGWTGARCEVDVDECAAGLVSCGPGDCLNLNGSYTCLCAPGFCGNECSLQDPCFALGEGNGTGPCLHGGTCEQRCAAHTDYVCHCVDGWGGHNCSQQVVASGSGAGDTSATVLIAVGAALLALALAGGALGALGAQARRKRATRGTYSPSGQEYCNPRAEMMQHALKPPPEERLI; encoded by the exons atGAAGGTGGACGTTGTTTGGAGGCGTCGCGGAGCTGCACAACTAGCAG CTTGCCTGGTGGTCTTGGTGGCGTGTGCTGGGTCATCACCGGGCGCTCACGCCGCCGGCCCGCTGGGCCCCTCCGAACGGCCGGAGGCCTACTTCAACGGCACCGCCTACATTCGGCTGTCCAGGCCCATATCACTCAAGCAACTCGTTGGACTCAGTTTTCGGACATGTGTAG GAGGCGAGTTATTCTCGCAGCGGTTCGAGGGGTACACGCTGCACGTGACGGCGCTGTTCGAGCAGGTGGTGGTCTCGTGGGCCCGGCCCTCGCACCTCCACCGCAAGGTGGGCCTGGCCAAGGAGACGCTCGACAACCGCTGGCACTGGGTCGGACTGCGCTACAACTCCGACCCCCCCTCACTGCTGCTGGAAGTCGATAAGGATACACAG ATAATATCGAACGTGACGTGGAACCCGGAGCTGCTGTCGCCGGGGCTGCTGGAGGCGGGCGGCGCCACGCTGCTGGTGGGCAACCTGTTCAGCGGCTGCATCCACGAGGGCCCGCAGCTCGAGTTCTTCGCCGCCACCACGCAGCACCGCAACGCCTTGTTCGAGCACTGCCCCCTCACCACTGACGACT GTATTGACAGAAAGGATGTGTTGCGCATCCAGCCTAAGGACTACTGCTACAACGAGCCCTGCATGCGACACGGCACCTGCATATCTCGACATGACAG ATACGAGTGCCACTGCACGGCACGCTACACAGGCAACAACTGCGAGGTGGACGCGGGGGACCCGTGCGAGCCGGGCCCCTGCCAGAACGGGGGCCGCTGCGTCGAGGACACGCGCGGCGACTACACCTGCGACTGCCCTGCCAACTACCATG GCACATACTGCGAGCTGGAAGTGTCGCTGGACCCGCAGTGCGTGGCCGGCCCCTGCCGCAACAACGGCAGCTGCAGCGTGCCGCCCGGCGCCGACTCCTACGTCTGTGACTGTCCGCCAG GCTACACGGGCCGCAACTGCGAGACGGACATAGACGAGTGCGCGACGTCGCCCAGCGCCTGCCTCAACGGCGGCGTGTGCCAGGACGCCGTCAACAACTTCACGTGCGACTGCACCGGCACCG GGTACACGGGCGCGCGCTGCGAGCTGAACGTGAACGAGTGCGAGGAGCGCGGCGTGTGCGGGCACGGCGTGTGCTACGACACGTACGGCGGCTTCGTGTGCGCGTGCCAGCTGGGCTACGCGGGCGCGCGCTGCGGCGACGTGTCGGCGTGCGCGTCGGGCCcgtgcggcgcgggcggcgcgtgcgtGGAggaggcgggcggcgcgggcttCCGCTGCGTGTGTGCGCGCGGCTACCTGCCGCCCTActgcgcgcccgccgcgcccgccgcctccTGCCAGGACATCGTGTGTCCGCCGCACTCGCACT GTATACCAAACATGATGGTAACCGGAGTCATAGCCAAGCAAGTGATGTGCGTGTGCGACGTCGGGTACTACG GCGCGCCGGGCGTGTCGCCCAACTGCAGCAGCCTGGAGGCGGTGTGCGAGGCGGGCGCCTGCCTCAACGGCGCCACGTGCTCGCTGGCCGCCGACCACTTCAACTGCTCCTGCGCGCCCGGATACAAAG GCGTGTACTGCGAGCAGGCGGTCGGCAAGGCGCTGTCGGACCTGAAGGCGGCGGAGCGCTGCGCCAGCGGGCCCTGTCTGCACGCCAAGTCCTGCCAGGAGCTC CCGAGCGGGTTCCGCTGCGAGTGCGAGGCGGGCTGGGGCGGCTTGCGCTGCGACGCGCCCGAGCCGTGCCCGCGCGGCTGCGCTAACGGCGGCGCGTGCCGCGACGGCGCCTGCGCCTGCCGCCCCGGCTGGGCCGGCGCCGCCTGCGAGCTGGCGGCCGACTGCCGCGCCGCGCCCTGCGCGCCCAACTACGAGTGCGTGGAGAGCGCCGCCGCCTGGCGCTGCGCCCCCGCCGCGCAGGACTCCGCCTGCGCCTCCTCGCCCTGCCACAACGGCACCTGCCTGGCGCTCGACAACGGCCTCTTCCGCTGCCAGTGCCTGCCCGGCCAGACCG GTCGATTTTGCGATATGGACATAGACGAATGTGCAATAATGCCGAAAATATGTAACCACGGAGTGTGCTTCAACGTTCCCGGATCGTACGAGTGCTACTGCAGGCCCG GCTATACGGGCGACAGCTGCGAACAGGACATTGACGAGTGCCTATCATCACCCTGTAAGAACGGCGGAACCTGCCAGAACCTCGAAAATAACTACGAGTGCACCTGCAAGGAAGGATTCGAAG GCAAGGACTGTTCGACGAACATAAACGAGTGCGAGGCGAACCCGTGCGCGGCGGGGTCCACGTGCCTGGACGGCATCGCCAGCTACTCGTGCGTGTGCCAGGAGGGGCTGACGGGGCCCACCTGCGAGATCGACATCGACGACTGCGAG TCGCAGCCGTGCCAGCACGGCGGGCGCTGCGTGGACGGCGTGAACAGCTTCGCGTGCGAGTGCGGCGGCACGGGCTACACGGGCGACGACTGCTCCAGCAACATCGACGAGTGCGCGCCGCAGCCCTGCCGCCACGGCGGCACCTGCGTCGACGACGTCAACGACTACCACTGCAACTGCTACGCCGCCTACACCG GCAAGAACTGCGAGATCGACATCAGCGAGTGCGAGAGCTCGCCGTGCAAGTTCGGCGGCGTGTGCCTGGAGCGGTCCAACGCGTCGCTGTACCGCGCCGCCGACGCGCCGCGCCTGCAGGTGGGCCCGCAGCCGCAGATGCTGCTGCCCGCCGCCTTCTACCAGCCCTTCTCCCTCGACACGGCTGCCGG ATACGAGTGCGTGTGCGTGTCGGGCACGGCGGGCCCGCGCTGCGAGACCAACATCGACGAGTGCGCCCCCGCGCCCTGCGAGGCCGGCAAGTGCGTCGACCTCATCGGCTCCTACAAGTGCGAGTGCTTCGCCGGCTACGAGGGCGAGCACTGCGAGATCGAGATCGACGAGTGCCAGAG GTACGCGCCGTGCGCGCACGGCAAGTGCTACGACGGGCGCGCGGCCTACTACTGCCTGTGCGAGCGCGGCTGGGGCGGCCAGAACTGCTCCGTGGTGCTGCGGGGCTGCGCCGCCGCGCCCTGCCGCAACAACGGCACGTGCCACCCCTGGCTGCGCGACGAGACCGAGCACCGCTTCAACTGCTCCTGCACGCCCGGCCACTACGGCACCACCTGCGAGAAG ATCACGACGATGTCGCTGGAGAAGAGCAGCTACGCGGAGGTGAACACGACGCGCGAGGAGGGCTACGACATCTCGTTCCGCTTCAAGACCACGCTGGGCAACGGCCTGCTGGCCATGGGCCGGGGACTCACGTACTTCTTCCTGGAGCTCTCCAACGGCCGCCTCAACCTGCACTCCAGCCTGCTCAACAAGTGGGAGGGAGTCTTCATCGGATCCAACTTGAATGACAGCCATTGGCAAAAG GTGTTCGTGACGATCAACTCGTCGCACCTGGTGCTGGCGGCGAACGAGGAGCAGACCATCTACCCCATCAGCCAGAACGAGGCGTACAACTCGTCCGTGACGTCGTTCCCGTCCACGCGGCTCGGCACCTACGGCTCGTCCTACGCCACGCTCACGCACGGACCCAACTTCTTCGTCGGCTGCTTCCAGGACGTCGTCGTCAACGGACAGTGG GTGCTGCCGGAGGAGGCGCACGCGGGCGCGGAGACGACGAcggaggcggcggcgggcggcgcggaggGCTCGGGCCCGCGGGCGCGCGCGCTGCTGCACGGCGTGCTGGCGCAGTGCCCGCGCGTGCCGCAGTGCGCGCCCAACCCCTGCCGCTCCGGCGGCGCCTGCCTCGACGCCTGGACGTCCTTCGTGTGCACGTGCCCGCGCCCGCACCTCGGCGACACCTGCCAGTACA ACTACACGGCGGCCACGTTCGGGCAggaggcggcggcgcggcgcgcggtGGTGCGCGTGCTGGTGGCggaggcggcgcggcgcggcgtgcggGCGGCGCTCGACATCTCCATGTTCATCCGCACGCGCAAGCCCACCGGACACATCTTCTACCTCGGCTCGCGCGCCAG GTTCGGTCAAACGGACGAGACGCAAGTGGGCGCATCGCTGGAAGGCGGGGAGCTGCTGCTGCACCTGCGCTTCAACCAGACGCCGGAGAACTACACGGTGGGCGGCACGCGCCTCGACAACGGCTACCTGCACCTCATCGAGGTGGTGCGCAACTCCACGCTGGTGCAGGTCAAGCTCAACGGCACCGAGTACTTCCGCAAGTCCATATCGGCCGCCAAGCAGATTGACGCACAG GTGCTGTACTTGGGTGGACCACCGCCACCATTGGTGGACAGCAGCACTGAAGTGCCGTCCCCGGTGCCGGTAGCGGCGGCGCAGGCGCAGATGCCCCCCGCGTCGCAGCTGCCCGCGTCCCCCGCCGCCGCCAGCCCCACGGCCCCCGCGGTGTCGCCGGCGCCCGCGCTGCCGCTGTCCACGCCGGCCCCCGCGCCGCCcacccccgcgccgcccgccgccgccgagcCCGACGACAGCGCCTACTTCAAGGGCGTCATACAGGACGTGCAG ATCTCGAACGGCGTGAACGTGTCCATCGTGGAGTTCTTCCCGCTGAACGTGCCGGGGCTGCAGCTGCCGCCCGCCTTCGGCGAGGTGTGGCTGGACCCCGCCGGCGTGCTGCCCGGCGTCGTGTCCGACGACCTCTGCGCCGAGCGGCCCTGTCTGCACAACGCCACCTGCACCAACACATGGAACGACTACAT ATGTCAGTGTCCTCGCGGGTACAAAGGCAAGCAGTGCTCGGAGGTGGAGTTCTGTCAGCTGCAGGGCTGTCCGCTCAACTCGCACTGTCGCAACCTCGATGCTGG GTACGAGTGCGTGTCGAACGCGACGTTCGACGGCGTGAACACGACGCTGACGTACAAGCTGCGGGTGCCGCGCACCGGCAACATCGCGGCGGAGTCGGAGGCGGAGCTGCCCGACTCGCTGACCATCACGTACCGCAGCAAGTCGGGCGGCACGCTGTTCCACGCGGAGCACGCGGGCTCGTGGTTCACGGTGGGCGTGTTCCGCGGCCAGGTGGCCGTGCAGTGGCGCGTGGGCGGCGCCGGGCTGCCCGCGctgcgccgcctgcgcgccgccgGCCACGCCGCCTGGACGTCGCTGCGCCTGTCGCTGGCCGGCAACACGCTGCGCGGCGCCTTCCTGGAGCCCGCCGGCCACGAGGAGCTGGCGCTGGCCGCCGCCATCGACACGCGCGCGTGGCAGCGCCTCGTCATGGAGGGCACCATCACGCTGGGCGGCCTGCGccccggcgccgccgccgccaccacACTGCCGCCCTCGCTGCCTACCACTATG AGTGAAAGTTCAACGGATCCGAACGTGTGGGAATACTCGGAAGGCGAAGAAGTGACTGGCGACAATTTAGCCGGAGAATACTTCAag GGCTGCATGGGCGCGGTGCACGTGGGCGGGCTGCTGCTGCCGTTCTTCACGGAGGAGGAGCTGTTCGTGGGCGCCACGGCGGCGCTGCTGGCCGCGCAGCCGCACTACGCGCTCAT GTCGGGGCGGCCGTGGGGCTCGGCGGCGGGCGTGGGCTGCGTGCTGTGCTTGGAGCGGGACTGCGCTAACGGCGGACACTGCGCCGACGTCAGGTCCTCCTACTCCTGCGCCTGTCCCGCCGGGTACACTGGAGACTACTGCCAG ATTGACGTGGACGAATGTGCATCGCATCAGTGTCAGAACGGCGCCACGTGTAAGGACGGCATCGCGGAGTATACCTGCATCTGTCCCGAGGGCTTCGAGGGAGACTT GTGCGAGCGCGACATCGACGAGTGCCTGTCGTCGCCGTGCCAGCACGGCGGCACGTGCACGGACGGCGCGGGCGGGTTCCGCTGCGCGTGCGCGGGCGCGTGGCGGGGCCCCACgtgcgccgcgccgcgccgccgcgcctgCGCGCACCGGCCctgcgcgcccgccgccgccgcctgccTGGACACGCCGCCCG ATCCCCCGACGGGCAACAACTTCACGTGCGTGTGCAACGAGGGCTTCGAAGGCGTGTACTGCGAGTACGCCTTCTGCGAGCTCACGCCCTGTCTGCACGGGCACTGCGTCAACGATACCAAG